The following nucleotide sequence is from Longimicrobiales bacterium.
GGGCCGCTGTCTGTCCGACTGGAACACCGTCGTGACCATGAAGAAGATCAGGAGAAGGAACGCGATATCGGCTAGCGACGACGCCGGGATTTCTTCGGACGCCTTCGAGCTCTTCTGAAAACCACCACCCTTGATTGACATGGCTAGCTGTTCTCCAAGACCTGAAGCGAGATTCGTTCAGCGTTCGCGCTATGGAGCGCATCCAGCACGTCGATCATGTACTTGTAAGACGCGTCAGGATGGGTCTTCACGGCCGCGATCAAATTCGGGTTCGCGGTGACTTCCTGCCGCCACAACCCGTCAATCTCGGAAGGACGCATCTGCTGGACCTGCTGGCTCTCACCCCGCTTCACATCGACGATACCCGTCGGCTGGATGATGAGGTGCAGAATATTCTTCTGGCTGACCTGCGCCTCTTCACCGGGCTCCGGAAGCACGATGGAAAGACCCTTGTCCTTCGGAAAGGTCGTTGTCACCAGGAAGAAGATCAGGAGTAGAAATGCGATATCTGCCGTTCCGGCCGTCGTAACGCCGTCACTGACCCTTTTCTTTTTTTTACCTAAAACCGCCATATCTCTGCTCTCTCTGGGTTATTTCAGAGGTACCGGGGTTACGCTCGAAAGGTTCCTACAACTTCTTCGCTGCTATGACCTCGATCTTACCGTCCCGCTCGAGATCCCATGCGAG
It contains:
- a CDS encoding biopolymer transporter ExbD — its product is MAVLGKKKKRVSDGVTTAGTADIAFLLLIFFLVTTTFPKDKGLSIVLPEPGEEAQVSQKNILHLIIQPTGIVDVKRGESQQVQQMRPSEIDGLWRQEVTANPNLIAAVKTHPDASYKYMIDVLDALHSANAERISLQVLENS